The Rubricoccus marinus nucleotide sequence CCGGGACCGCCTTCTCGATCTCGTCGCACGAGGTGCGGGCTTTGGCCATCGCAGGGACCACTTTGCTCTCCATCGCGGCGGCCTCGTCCTTGGCCTTGTGTGCGGCTTCGAGCGCTTTGTCCAAGCCCTTGAGAGCCTTGGTGAGCGCGTTCACTTCGGTCACCACGCGCCCGGCGGTGTCCCGCGTGCCGCTGGCGTCCAGTCCCATGCCGTCGATGGCGCCAGAGGCCTCGCCGAGTTCGCCGAGGTAGCGGATCGCAGCTGGGAGAACGAGGGTGCGGAGCATCGTGCCGGTCGTGGCGGCCTCGATGTTGATCGTCGTCGCGTACTGCTCGATCAGGATCTCTTTGCGGGACTCCAGTTCGCGCTCGCTGAGCACCCCGAAGCGCTCGAACACGGCGACGTTCTTCTCGTCGGTAAGCGTGCCGAGGGCCTCTGGCGTGGTCTTGAGGTTGAGGAGCCCGCGCTCGGCGGCCTCGTCCTGCCACGCCTGCGCGTAGCCGTCGCCGTTGAAGACGATGGCCTTGTGCTCGCGGATGGTCTCGGCGATGACCTCCTGGGCGGCGCTCATGAGTGCCTTCTTGGAGGACTTCTTGCCCATCTTCGCCTCCATCCGGTCCACCATGTCGGAGATGGCCTCAGCCGCGATCGTGTTGAGGACCACGAGTGGGAAGCTCACCGACTGGCTGGAGCCGACGGCGCGGAACTCGAACTTGTTGCCGGTAAAGGCGAACGGGCTCGTGCGGTTGCGGTCGCCAGCGTGGCGCGGAAGCGTGGGCAGGACCGGCGAGCCCAAGCCGAGAAGGCCGGAGCTCTTGCTCTCGGTCGCCGTGCCGGCGTCGAGGATCTGCTCGAATACGTCCGTCAGCTGGTCGCCGAGGAAGATCGAGATAATGGCCGGGGGCGCCTCGTTAGCACCCAGGCGGTGGTCGTTGGCCGCGGTCGCGATGCTCGCGCGCAAGAGGTCCTGGTGCGTGTGGACCGCCTGGATCACCGCGGCACAGAAGAACAGGAAAAGCGTGTTGGAGTGCGGCGTGTCGCCGGGCTCCAGGAGGTTTAGGCCCGTATCGGTGGACATGGACCAGTTGACGTGCTTGCCGGACCCATTGACGCCTGCAAATGGCTTCTCATGGAGCAGGCAGGCGAGGCCGAAGCGCGGCGCCATCCGCTGCAGCGTCATCATCATGAGCTGCTGGTGGTCGGCGGCGATGTTCGCGTTCTCGAAGATGGGCGCGAACTCGTACTGACCGGGTGCCACCTCGTTGTGCCGCGTGGAGACGGGCACGCCGAGGCGGTATAGCTCGGTCTCGACGGCGTTCATGAACGCCATCACGCGCTCGGGGATGGAGCCGAAGTAGTGGTCGTCCATCTCCTGACCGCGCGGTGGCGCAGCGCCGATCAGGGTCCGACCGGCCGTGACGAGGTCCGGGCGGTCCAGGTAGAAGCTTTCATCTACGAGGAAGAACTCCTGCTCGCTTCCACACGTCGCGTAGACGCGGCCCACCTTCTCGTCGAAGAGGTCGAGCGCGCGGCGCGCCTGGGCGTTGAGCGCCTCCATGCTGCGAAGGAGCGGGATCTTGTGGTCCAGCGCCTCGCCCGTCCAGCTCGCGAAAGCCGTCGGGATGCAGAGCGTGGCCGAGCCATTGTGCTCGACGAGGAATGCCGGGCTCGTGGGGTCGTAGGCCGTGTAGCCACGGGCCTCGAACGTGGCTCGGAGGCCGCCGCCCGGGAACGAGGACGCGTCGGGCTCGCCCTGGACGAGGGCCTTGCCCGAGAACTCGGCAACGGCGCCACCGCCAGCGTTGGGCGTGATAAACGAGTCGTGCTTTTCGGCCGTGCGGCCGGTCAGCGGCTGGAACCAGTGCGTGTAGTGCGTCGCGCCGCGCTCCACGGCCCACTCCTTCATCGCGAGCGCGACGGCGTCCGCCACGGTCTCGTCAAAGGGCTCGCCCTTCTCGATGGTCGCCATGAGGCGCTTGTAGACCGCCTTGGGAAGGCGGGACTTCATCTCGGCGAGGCCGAACGTGTTGGAGCCGAAAATGGCCTCGACGTCCCCAGACGACGAGTGGCCGTTGACGAACGTCGACCCTTGCGGGTGGGAGCGGGAGCGGGACAAGGTGGCAGGCATGGGAGAAGGAAGATGCCGGGGTGTGAGAAATCAGGAGTCGCCAGAGGCCTCTGGCGGGGTGGAACCGTTGGGCGCCTCTGGCGCCAGAGGCGCTAGTCGGTGGGGACGAGCGTCATGGGCGCGGCGTGGAGGTAGCTCGTCTCTTTAAGGGTGGAGAGCACGAGGCTGGTCTCGGTCCCCCGAACGCCCGGGAGCGCCTGGAGCGAGCCGAGGAGCGCTTCGAGCGAGGCCGTGTTGGCGACGCGGACCTTGAGGAGGTGCGAGCCGCCTCCCGTGACGGAATGCAGCTCTTGGACCTCGTCCATGTCGGTCACGGCCTGGATGAACTCGGCGTAGTGCTCGGAGCTGGCGGAGCGGACGCGGACAAACGCTGTGATGTCGCGCCCGAGTCGTTTGGCGTCCAGGATCGCGTGGTAGCCCGTGACGACGCCGCGCTCCTCAAGCTTCCGCATCCGCTCGCTAACGCTCGGGATGGAGAGCCCCACCGCCTCGGCGATCTCGGTCCGCTTGATGCGGCCTCGCGTCTGAAGAAGGCGGAGAATGGTCGCGTCGGTTTCGTCGAGTCGTTCCACGGATGTCTTTTTTGGAGGCAACGCGTCAAAGGTAGCGCGGCAACTCACGCCAAGGCCCCATCTCGCCTTACTTGTTTACACCTTCGCAATACGACGCCTCACTTCCTGCGCGTGATCGCGCCAGAGGCCTCTGGCGAGCGCCGTTCGTAGATTCGGCCTCTGGCGCCGCAGCGCGCCGGGGGCGATTTCCGCATTCGGCGACGTCGCCTGAGGGCCTGTAGCTCAGTTGGTTAGAGCAGTCGACTCATAATCGATAGGTCGCGGGTTCAAGCCCCGCCGGGCCCACCTTACCCCTTGGCGCCGGAGTCTCCGGCGAAGCCCATTCCGCCCGCCGAATGCTCCGTCCCCTCGCCCTCGCGCTTCTCCTCGCGTGCGCCGCCGCGCCAGAGGCTCAGGACCGTCAGATCCTCTTCCCGGACGTGCCGGGGCTCCACACGATGGTGGTGGACCTCCATACGCACACCGTCTTTTCCGACGGCGACGTGTGGCCGACGATCCGAGTGCAAGAGGCTCGGCGTGACGGGTTGGACGCCCTCGCCATCACCGATCACCTGGAGTTGCTCAAGCGCGCGCCCGATGTCCCGGGCCTGGACCGGAACCGCTCGGCCGAGATCGCCCTTGAGGCGAGCGCGAACGGCGTAAGCCCCTTGCTGGTCATCCGGGGCGCGGAGATCACGCGCGAGCAGCCGTACGGGCACGCCAACGCGGTGTTCATCGAGGACGCCAACGCTCTGTTGCTGGACAGCGCGCGCGACGTGTTCGCAGAGGCCCGGCGGCAGGGCGCGTTCACGTTTATCACGCACCCCGCCTGGACGACGCAGCGGAAAGACGCCATCGCGCGCCTGACCGACGAGCAGCGCCAGCTCGTCGCCGACAGCCTCGTGCAGGGGATCGAAGTCGTCAATGACCAGACGTACTCCGACGAGGCGCTCCAGCTGGCCCTCGACTTCGGCCTCGCCATACTTGGCACGTCGGACCTCCACGGCGTCGCGGACTGGACGTTTCACGAGGCCTCTGGCGGCCACCGGCCGGTCACGCTCGTGCTCGCGCCCGAGCGCAGCGCCAGCGGCCTCCGGGCGGGGCTGGACGCGGGCCGGACCGTTGCCTTGTTCAAGCAGACGCTGATCGGCCGGGAGCGCGATGTGCTCCCCCTGCTCTGGGCGACGCTCGGTATCGGGCGCACCTTCTACAACAACGGCGGGATTTCGGTCTTGAACGTCGAGCTCGTCAACCGCTCCACTACCCCTCTCCTTCTAGAGAACCGCAGCGCCTACGCCCTCCACAACGGGATCGGCGTCATCACCGTCCCCGCCGAGGGCTCGGTCGTCGTCCGGTTCAAGACGCTTGAGCGCGTCCTCTCGGTCCCGATCTCGTTTGCCGTGCTCAACGCGGTAACGGCGCCCGGCGAGCACCCCGTTCTCAGCATGGAGGTAGGGCCGGGCATGAACCGGTAAACCCAGGCGGCGGCACGCGTCGGCCACATCTCGCGCGCCAGAGGCCTCTGGCGGTGACGCACGCTGTCAGGGGGGCGTCGATAGTTTCCCATATGGCCTCTGGCGACCCGAACCCCACCGTCCTCGACACCGACATCCAGGAGCTCCCCGGCGTGGGCGAGCGCCGCGCCGAGCCGCTGCGCAAGGCGGGGATCTCGACGTTCCGCGACCTCCTGCGGCACTACCCGCGGCGGTACCTGGACCGGAGCACGGTGACGCCCATCCGCCAGATCGTCGAGGGCGGGACCGAGGCCATCATGGTGGTTGGGACCGTTACCGGCAAGAGTCAGGTCGGCCAGGGCCGCAAGGTGCGCTTCGAGCTCAAGGTGACCGACGAGAGCGGCGGCACGCTCAAAGCCGTGTGGTTCCGCGGCGGGCACTACATCGGCCGGCAGTTCCGCAACGGCGACCGCCTCGCGCTGCACGGCAAGGTCGAGAAGTACGGCTCGACGTTCTCGATGGCGCACCCCGACTTCGACAAGCTGGACGACGCCAAGGCGGCGCTCGACACGGGCCGCATCATCCCGCTCTACCCGGGGACTGCCGCGCTCGAAAAGGTCGGCCTCACGAGCCGCGCGTTTCGGCGCCTCATCTATGGCCTGTTTAAAGAGCACGGCTTGGCCATTCCCGAGGTGCTCCCCGAGTCGGTCCGCCAGAGGCACGATCTCATCGCGGGCAACGTCGCGCTCCGCGCCGTGCACTTCCCCAAGTCCCGCGACGAGCTGGGCCGCGCCGTACGCCGCCTCAAGTTCGAGGAGTTCTTTTTCCTCCAGCTCCTCCTCGCGCTCACCAAAGGCCGCCAGAAGCGCGAGCCGGGCACGACGCTCGCGGGCATGGGGCCTCTGGCGCGGCGGTTCGTGGAGGACGTGCTGCCGTTCGAGATGACGGGCGCGCAGAAAAAGGCGCTGCGCCACATCGCGCAGGACACGGCCTCTGGCGCGCAGATGAGCCGGCTCGTGCAGGGGGACGTGGGCAGCGGCAAGACCGTTGTCGGCGTGGCCGCGATGCTCATGGCCGTGGACGCCGGCTTCCAGGCCGCGTTTATGGCGCCGACCGAGATCCTGACCGAGCAGCACTACGCGAACATCAAGAGCTATCTGGAGCCTCTGGACCTCAACGTGCAGCTCCTCATCGGCGGGCAGCGCAAAAAGCTGCGCGAGGAGATCCTGGAGAGCGTGGCCGGGGGCGAGGCCGACGTGGTCGTGGGGACGCACGCCATCATCGAGGACACCGTCGCGTTCAAAAACCTCGGGCTGGCCGTCGTGGACGAGCAGCACCGCTTTGGCGTGATGCAGCGCGCGAGCATGTTCCGCAAGGGGCTCCGCCCGCACATGCTCATGATGACCGCGACGCCTATCCCCCGCTCGCTCGCGATGACGGTCTACGGCGACCTGGACGTGACAGTCATGGACGAGCTTCCCGCCGGCCGCAAGCCCATCGACACGCGGCTGTACACGGAGAAGCGGCGCGAGGACATGTACGCCTTTCTCAAGGAGCAGCTACGCGAAGGGCAACAGGCCTACGTCGTGTATCCGCTCGTGGAGGAGAGCGAAAAGCTGGACCTCAAAGACGCCGAGACGGGCGCGTCCGAACTCATGGAGCGCTTCCGTCCGTATAAAGTGGACCTCGTCCACGGCCGGATGCTGGCCTACGAGAAGGACGAGGCCATGGAGCGTTTCAAGGGTGGCGAGACCGACATCCTCGTCGCCACGACCGTGATCGAGGTCGGCGTGGACGTGCCCAACGCGACGGTCATGGTGATTGAGCACGCCGAGCGGTTCGGGCTCTCGCAGTTGCACCAGCTCCGTGGCCGCGTTGGCCGTGGCGGCGACCAGTCGTACTGCTTCCTCATGGCCGACTACAAGCAGACCGCCGAGAGCAAGGAGCGTTTGCAGGCGATGGTGGAGACGACCGACGGCTTCGTGATCTCGGAAACCGACCTCCGCATCCGTGGCGCAGGCGACTTTTTCGGGACGCGCCAGTCCGGTTTGCCCGACCTCAAGATCGGCGACGTGGTGCGCGACCAGGAGATCCTCGGCGAGGCGCGAGAGGCCGCCTTCGCGCTCGTCGAATCGGACCCCGAGCTCCGCGCGCCAGAGGTGGCGAGCGCACGCGAGCACTTCGCGCGGACAGCGCCGAAATCACTCGGCTTCGCGCGCGTGGGATAGGCCTCTGGCGGGGACAGGAATGCGCGTGGGGCCTCTGGCGCCAGAGGCCCCACAGCACAGGCTCAGGCCGCGACCGGGCTCAAGACCTCCCGCCCCAACTCCGCCAGCGCCTCCAGCGTGAGCGACTGCGGCCCGTCCGAGAGCGCCTGATCCGGGTCCGGGTGCGCCTCCACGATGAGGCCGTGCGCGCCAGCGGCCAAGGCCGCGCGGCACAGCGCGGGGACCCACCGGCGGGCGCCAGCGGCGTGGCTGGGGTCCACGATGACGGGCAGGTGCGTCCGCTCTCGTGCGACGACCACCGCCGAGAGGTCCAGCGTGTTGCGCGTCGCCGTCTCGAACGTGCGGATGCCGCGCTCGCACAGGATCACGCGCTCGTTGCCGCCCGCGAGGACGTACTCCGCCGCCGCCAGCCACTCGTCGATAGAGGACGACATGCCGCGCTTGAGCAGAACTGCCGTTTGCGTGCGCCCGACCTCTTTGAGCAGCTCGAAGTTCTGCATGTTGCGCGCGCCGATCTGGAGCACGTCGGCCTCTCGCGCGACGGCCTCCACGTCGCGCGGGTGCAGCACCTCGGTCACGATGGGGAGGCCGTTGGCGCGGCCGGCCTCGTGCATCATCGTCAGTCCCTCGAAGCCGAGCCCCTGGAAATCGTACGGCAGCGTGCGCGGCTTGAAGCACCCGCCGCGGAGCATGACGCCTCCCGCCTCGCGGACGCCTCTGGCGGACTCGAAGATCTGCTCGCGGCTCTCGACCGAGCACGGCCCGGCGATCAGGACAGGCGGCTCGTCGCCGCCGATGCGCACGTCACCGATCTGCACGACCGTATCCGGCCGGTCGCCGCGGTCGACGAGCTTGGCGCGGCGGGCCTTGACGCTGGCCGTGCCGCGCGTGGCCGGGGCGCGAGAGGCGACGGGCGCAGCCTCTGGCGTCGCCGTGCGGTCGCGCCCGGCGTGGAAGACGGGGTACGAGCCGAGCACGCGGAGCGACTGCGTGTGGGCGCGCGCGGCCTCAACCGCGGCGGCGACCTCTGGCGTTCGCGCGTCGCCCTCGATGTCGGCGTAGAACAGGCTCTGGAACGGCGTCGTGGGAGAGGGGCGGCTTTCGAGCTTGGTCAGGTTGATCTCGGCATCGGCGAACACCTGCAGGACCCGCGCGAGCGCGCCGGTCTCGTGATTCGTGGAGAGCACGAGCGAGGTTTTGTGCGGCAGCCGCGCATCGTGCGCCAGAGGCTCCCGCGCGACGATGAGGAAGCGCGTGAAGTTGTCTTTCCGGTTCGCGATGTTGCGCTTGATGATGTGGAGCCCGTAGCGCTCCGCGGCGTCCTCGCCTGCGATCGCGGCGCGCGTCGGATCGCCGGACTCGGCCACGAGCCGGGCCGCGCCGGCGGTGTCGTCCTCGGCCTCGACGCGGGCCGAGAGCCCGTCCAGGAACAGGCTGCACTGGCGGATCGCCTGCGGGTGTGAGCCGATGCGCTGGATCTGCTCCACCTCGACCGGCTGCGGCGCCATCAGGCAGTGCTCCACCTTCAGGATCTCCTCCCCCACGAGGTGCAGGCCGGGCGCTACGAGCAGGTCGTACACGCCCGAGATCGGTCCGGCGGTCGTGTTCTCGACCGGCAGGAGCGCGCGGTCGGCCCGGCCAGAGGTCAGCGCCTCCAGCGCGCCGCCAAAGGTTGTCGCGCCCTCGTACGTCACGCCGTCCATCGCGGCAAAGTGGTGCCGCGCGGCGGAGTGGCTGTAGCAGCCCGGCACGCCCTGGTAGGAGATCCGCAAGCCCGCCGCCTCGCCAGAGGCGTGGGCGGACTGGAAACGGACCGAGTGGCGCAGGATCTCGCGGTAGAGCTGGCTCGCGAAGTAGCCGTCCACGCCGGCCTCTTCCGCGAGCGCGTGGACGCGCGCCAGAAGCGACTGCTCGCGCTGGGCGTCTTGCAGCGGGAGCGCGTCGTTCTCGGCTTTGAGGTCGGCCACGTCGCGGACGAGGTCTTGCCGTTCGGCGAGGGCGGCGATCAGCCGCCGGTCGGTGGCGTCGAGGGCGTCGCGGAGGGATCGGAGGGCGTCGGACATGAGGCGGGGCGCCAGAGGCGCAGGCAACAAAAAAAGCCCGCTCGGAAGGAGCGGGCTCGGCAGAAGGCGTCGTGTGGGCGTCCGGCTAGGACGCGGGCCACGGCCCGTCGCTACCGGCCCGCGCATCGAAATACGCGGGGGCGGTAAACGAATAGGAGGGCGCGGCGAACGGCATGGCCCAAGACTACTCGCGCCAGAGGCCCGGCGCCACGTTTTCTTCACAGGTGGCCTCTGGCGCCGCAGCGAGTGCCGCGCCAGCGGCGGGGGATTTTTCGGAGTCGGGCTTTCTGTGTGCCCGCTTGACTGGCTACCATTCCGGTAAGCGCTTTCATACGCTCCCTTTCCACCGCCGACAGACCTCATGACTCTCGATACCCCCTTCGCGCGCATAGCGCTCCTCTTCGCCTTTCTGTGCCTCGCGCCCGCCTCTGGCGCGCAGGACCAGCCCGCGATGTTCTACAGCGGCGAGTTCAACGGCTTCACCGCTGCCCCGATGACCTACCTCGGGCCCGGACCGGACAACTGGGTCGTCACGCTGGCGGCCCCCGCGACGGACGCGGAGTCCAACTTCCTCTTCCGCAACAGCAGCGAGAACTTCAACGAGAAGTGGTCGCGCGGGGACGCCGTCGCGTTCGACGCGCTCACGACGTGGTTCGACCAGGGCGGCGACGGCCGGATCGCCGTCACGGCCGGCAACAGCTACACGTTCGTGATGCAGGACGTGGGCAACACCGAGAACTCCTCGGGCATCGTGATCGAGACGAGCGGGCCTCTGGCGGCCGTCGCGGGCGTGAGCCGCGCGCCTGCGGCTCCGCAGGGCTCGCAGCGGCCCGTGATCACGGCAACGCTCAGCGCGCCTCTGCCGACAGGACAGGGCGTCTACCTCCGCTCTACCGCCGACGCTTTCGCGAGCTCCACCGTGACCGAGATGGCGTGCGCCGCCCAGACGTGTACCGCCGAGATCCCCGCCTCTGGCGTCGGCGCGACGGTCGTGTACTACGTGTTCTCCTCCGCCGACGGCCTCCTCATCAGCGGCGCGCAGGCGGACCGGTTCACGGCCAACCTGAACAACAACGGCGGCGCGAACTACAGCTACACCGTCGCCGCGTCCACAGCCACGGTTTCCGGCGCGGACGGCTACCGCATGTTCGCCGCGCCAGAGGCCGGCTTCACGGTCGGCGACCTCCAGGCGTTCTCGCTCGTGCAGGGCATCCCCTCCAGCAGCCCCGACGAGGCGGACAACGTCTACACGTGGAACGGGGCCGCCTACGAAGGCGCCGCTTCCGCAGCGGACGCCCTGCCCAGCGGTGAGGGCTTT carries:
- the recG gene encoding ATP-dependent DNA helicase RecG, producing MTHAVRGASIVSHMASGDPNPTVLDTDIQELPGVGERRAEPLRKAGISTFRDLLRHYPRRYLDRSTVTPIRQIVEGGTEAIMVVGTVTGKSQVGQGRKVRFELKVTDESGGTLKAVWFRGGHYIGRQFRNGDRLALHGKVEKYGSTFSMAHPDFDKLDDAKAALDTGRIIPLYPGTAALEKVGLTSRAFRRLIYGLFKEHGLAIPEVLPESVRQRHDLIAGNVALRAVHFPKSRDELGRAVRRLKFEEFFFLQLLLALTKGRQKREPGTTLAGMGPLARRFVEDVLPFEMTGAQKKALRHIAQDTASGAQMSRLVQGDVGSGKTVVGVAAMLMAVDAGFQAAFMAPTEILTEQHYANIKSYLEPLDLNVQLLIGGQRKKLREEILESVAGGEADVVVGTHAIIEDTVAFKNLGLAVVDEQHRFGVMQRASMFRKGLRPHMLMMTATPIPRSLAMTVYGDLDVTVMDELPAGRKPIDTRLYTEKRREDMYAFLKEQLREGQQAYVVYPLVEESEKLDLKDAETGASELMERFRPYKVDLVHGRMLAYEKDEAMERFKGGETDILVATTVIEVGVDVPNATVMVIEHAERFGLSQLHQLRGRVGRGGDQSYCFLMADYKQTAESKERLQAMVETTDGFVISETDLRIRGAGDFFGTRQSGLPDLKIGDVVRDQEILGEAREAAFALVESDPELRAPEVASAREHFARTAPKSLGFARVG
- a CDS encoding glutamine synthetase III, which codes for MPATLSRSRSHPQGSTFVNGHSSSGDVEAIFGSNTFGLAEMKSRLPKAVYKRLMATIEKGEPFDETVADAVALAMKEWAVERGATHYTHWFQPLTGRTAEKHDSFITPNAGGGAVAEFSGKALVQGEPDASSFPGGGLRATFEARGYTAYDPTSPAFLVEHNGSATLCIPTAFASWTGEALDHKIPLLRSMEALNAQARRALDLFDEKVGRVYATCGSEQEFFLVDESFYLDRPDLVTAGRTLIGAAPPRGQEMDDHYFGSIPERVMAFMNAVETELYRLGVPVSTRHNEVAPGQYEFAPIFENANIAADHQQLMMMTLQRMAPRFGLACLLHEKPFAGVNGSGKHVNWSMSTDTGLNLLEPGDTPHSNTLFLFFCAAVIQAVHTHQDLLRASIATAANDHRLGANEAPPAIISIFLGDQLTDVFEQILDAGTATESKSSGLLGLGSPVLPTLPRHAGDRNRTSPFAFTGNKFEFRAVGSSQSVSFPLVVLNTIAAEAISDMVDRMEAKMGKKSSKKALMSAAQEVIAETIREHKAIVFNGDGYAQAWQDEAAERGLLNLKTTPEALGTLTDEKNVAVFERFGVLSERELESRKEILIEQYATTINIEAATTGTMLRTLVLPAAIRYLGELGEASGAIDGMGLDASGTRDTAGRVVTEVNALTKALKGLDKALEAAHKAKDEAAAMESKVVPAMAKARTSCDEIEKAVPADLWPMPTYREMLFIK
- a CDS encoding Sb-PDE family phosphodiesterase, coding for MLRPLALALLLACAAAPEAQDRQILFPDVPGLHTMVVDLHTHTVFSDGDVWPTIRVQEARRDGLDALAITDHLELLKRAPDVPGLDRNRSAEIALEASANGVSPLLVIRGAEITREQPYGHANAVFIEDANALLLDSARDVFAEARRQGAFTFITHPAWTTQRKDAIARLTDEQRQLVADSLVQGIEVVNDQTYSDEALQLALDFGLAILGTSDLHGVADWTFHEASGGHRPVTLVLAPERSASGLRAGLDAGRTVALFKQTLIGRERDVLPLLWATLGIGRTFYNNGGISVLNVELVNRSTTPLLLENRSAYALHNGIGVITVPAEGSVVVRFKTLERVLSVPISFAVLNAVTAPGEHPVLSMEVGPGMNR
- a CDS encoding Lrp/AsnC family transcriptional regulator; amino-acid sequence: MERLDETDATILRLLQTRGRIKRTEIAEAVGLSIPSVSERMRKLEERGVVTGYHAILDAKRLGRDITAFVRVRSASSEHYAEFIQAVTDMDEVQELHSVTGGGSHLLKVRVANTASLEALLGSLQALPGVRGTETSLVLSTLKETSYLHAAPMTLVPTD
- the aroF gene encoding 3-deoxy-7-phosphoheptulonate synthase translates to MSDALRSLRDALDATDRRLIAALAERQDLVRDVADLKAENDALPLQDAQREQSLLARVHALAEEAGVDGYFASQLYREILRHSVRFQSAHASGEAAGLRISYQGVPGCYSHSAARHHFAAMDGVTYEGATTFGGALEALTSGRADRALLPVENTTAGPISGVYDLLVAPGLHLVGEEILKVEHCLMAPQPVEVEQIQRIGSHPQAIRQCSLFLDGLSARVEAEDDTAGAARLVAESGDPTRAAIAGEDAAERYGLHIIKRNIANRKDNFTRFLIVAREPLAHDARLPHKTSLVLSTNHETGALARVLQVFADAEINLTKLESRPSPTTPFQSLFYADIEGDARTPEVAAAVEAARAHTQSLRVLGSYPVFHAGRDRTATPEAAPVASRAPATRGTASVKARRAKLVDRGDRPDTVVQIGDVRIGGDEPPVLIAGPCSVESREQIFESARGVREAGGVMLRGGCFKPRTLPYDFQGLGFEGLTMMHEAGRANGLPIVTEVLHPRDVEAVAREADVLQIGARNMQNFELLKEVGRTQTAVLLKRGMSSSIDEWLAAAEYVLAGGNERVILCERGIRTFETATRNTLDLSAVVVARERTHLPVIVDPSHAAGARRWVPALCRAALAAGAHGLIVEAHPDPDQALSDGPQSLTLEALAELGREVLSPVAA